The region GCCAAACAGCACCCGGCCGAAGCCCACCACCATCTGGCCTGGCTCGCCGTCACACCGGCAGCACAGCAGCAGGGCCACGACCATGCGTTACTAGCCCATCATCATGCCCGGCTGGACCGTACCGGGATCCACGCCTACACCGTCACCGCTGACGAGCAGGTCGGTGACTGGTACGCCCGGCACGGCTACACACCCCACAACAAGACACCCGCTGGAGGCGGCCTCGTCCTGCACGGCATGTGGCGACCATCCCCACCACCAGAAGACGACAAGGACGAGGGCGACTGATCATGGCAGAGCCGCTCGTCATCGCCACCTACCACCTGCGCGACTACCAGCACTCGGACCGGCCCGACCGCAGGCGCGACGAACTGATGGAACAGGTCATCCTCGACTCCGAGGCCGACATCATCGCCGTACAGGGCCTCCCCGGAGAATCGGCACTGTTCCGGATGGCCCTTGAGACCCGCCTGGACTGCCGCACCCACGATGGCATCCCCACGATCGCGGCAGCCGGTGGTGTCGGCCTGGGCATCCTGTGGCGGCCCGGCATCCGACCCGTACCCGGCACCTGGCGGCCCGCCACCGACCAACCATTCCGGTACGGCCTGACCTGGCTCACCCTCGACGTCCACGGCCACCGGGTAACCGTCGCCAACTACCACGCACCACCGGCCGGCGAAGCCCACCAGGCCCAGCGGGAAGCAGAACTCCTCACCACCGCTCTCGGTCATCACGAGCATAACGTGTTCCTCGGCGGCACCTGGCCCACCACCAGCGACCCGGAAGCCGAGCGGATCCTGCCACGCCGCCGGGTTCCACGACACCGCCACCACCTGCGGCGGGCCCTGGCAACCCACCACCGGCCACCTACACGGCGACCAACGCCCCGACCGTATCCACCACCGCACCGACCCAGCGCACCCCGGCCGGGTACACCGACACACCGTCGAAGACACCACCCTCGGCTGGGCTGCCTCCGACCACCTACTCGTCGCCGTCGAATACCAATCCGTCGGTCAGTGGAAAGAACCGTAGAAGTCGTCGAGCACATTGTGAAGGCTATCCCGATCGAGAGGGTCGCGAGCTGAACATGACGGAGAACTTCGAGCTCTACGAGGGCAACGATCCCGACGATCCCGAATAGGAGCTACCTTCGCTAATAGCGGTGAAGTAGCACCAGGGACCCATCTCTCACCCATGCCGTACTCGCATCGGACCCAGGCTCATTGACCGCCCTCCGAGGACGACTCTCGGTGCGGTCCGCCCAACAGATCGACGCCCCGGCTGATCAGGCGCTGCCGCAGCCGCTCATGTCCATGGCCGCGCGTTCCCCTTCGCTCTGCCCGGTCGGTGACCTACCCATTGATTCGTCCGACCGCTTCACCGGATGAGCAGGGCGTCGCCTAGCGCGCCGTACGGTCGCGATGCGAGTTCGCAGCTGCCTTTGGTGCGCACGGCGGATAGCGTCAGAAGGCGCACGCCGGTGACGTCGATGTCAATGGCTGCCGTGGTGTCTCGGGTGACGGTGACACTCTTGCGTGTCTTGCCGTCGCCAGCGACCACGATCTTCGCTGCCAGACCCGCTGGGGTGTGGGCATCAAGCCCGGCAGTAGCAGCGAGGCGTTTGTATCGGCCGTCGATCTCGTAGCTGATGGTGAGCGGTTTGCCGTCGCAGCCGACCCACAACGCGGTGGATTTCGGATACCGATCGCCGGCAAGCGTGCTGTCGATGCGATATCCGGACCGGCTGGCGTCACCCGCCACCACCGTAAGCCGGTACAGGTGGGTATCGCCCTGGCTGCCATCGACGTTCCCGGAGCTGCCAAAGAACGGCACGAAGTTATTCAAACATGGCCCGCACACGCACAGTACGGCGAAAAACGTCACGACAGCAACGAGCACACGTGCCACGGGCCGATTGGTACGCTCGCGCGGTAGCGGGGCGAGATATTCGGCAGGGGGTTGGGGGATAGTGCGTCCCACCTGATGAAGCTGGCAGACGCGTTGCCACGGGCCGGCATCGACTACGCCGGCCCGCCGGTCCAGGTCCGCCCAGCCAATCCGAATCGGGGCTGACAGATCCAAGAAACTGTTCTTGGTGCTGTTGGGACTCCAACTCCGGGTCGGGATCTCGATGTGGTCGGTTCGGTGGCTTTTGTCCTGACTAGTGATCTTCAGAATGTCGATGTAGTTGGCGGTGACATTCAACACCAGACACGGGCGGTGCTTTTCCTCGTCAATCTCCCGGAATGGTACGTACGCCCACCAGATTTCGCCCGGCTGGGGAATCCGTGGTTGTCGGATCCGGCCTCCACCTCGGCGCCCCACCCTCCGGCTCGCCAACCAGCTGACCAGCACCGCGACCGCGAGCACCACGACCGCCAACAGGGTCGACCTCATCTACCCATCCGTTCCGATCAATCATTTTTGCAAGCGGATTCTCACGGGCCCGTCATGGCCACGTCGAGGTGCGGGATTAGGGCTGCCGACAGCATCTTGACGGCGACCGAAGCGTGGCGTGCCGATCCGGTAGCCGCCGGCGTGGCGCTAGGAGCCGGACGCGGCCGCGGTGAGCTTCATCACCTGCTGGACGACCAGCGGGGTCGGTACCTGTCCAGCCTGGCCGCTCGTCGTGGAGGAGGCGAAACGAACGAGGGTCGAGCCCTGGCGGACGATCGTGTACCACGTTGGCTGGGTACCCCGGCCGACCAACTGGAACGACACGGCCTCGTCGCCAACGGGAACCGAATCCACTGTGCTCACCTGGGTGAAGGTAAGCGCGCCTCCGGCGTAGCCTTCCCCACAGGCCGTCACCGCCGCACGCACGCTCGCCATGACCTGCTTGGCGTCGGCAGGAGTGAACGCGGCCAACGTGATGGTGGACCCGACACCCCGGTAGTCGCCCCTGGTTGCCACCGCATAGCGACGGACCGTCGCCTGGGGCTCGGGTGTGTACGCGTCGAGGCGGGTGTCCTCTACCGGCTGGCAGGCAGCGGGGCTTGCCGTGCTCACCGGGACGTCCCGCTTCCCATCGGGCACCTCGGTGATCTGAAACTCGGCGAGGTCGCCGGCGGTCAGGATGATGCCCTTCAGCTTGGCTTCCATCGCTGTGGCCCCCGCCGGATCGTCCGGCGAGCGCCCGGGCTGGCCATCCGGGTTGGTTCCCACACTGGACGCAGCAGCGGTCGGTCGCGTGGCTGCGTCGTCTCCCGAGTCCCCACCACCACATGCGGCCAGTACCAACATCATCGACACCGACGTCGGCATCACGGCGTATCGCCGCATGTGAGCCCTCATCAACCCGCCCCACCTCGGCCTACTATGGACTCCACACTTCTAGGCAGCACATGATGCCACACGCCGTACCACTTGCGGATGGGGAGGCTGTCAGGTTGATCGATCCGCCTGGCAACGCGGCGGAGGATTCTGCGACATTCCCGTTTGGTCACCGCCTGGCTGGGATCGCCAGGCTGTCAATCAGCGTCGGAGTCGAATTCATATGGTTTTCGCGAGTCGCCAGGTCCCCGACCTACGGATCCGATAACTTGAGGTTCCCCCGATAACGCGGAGGGTTTGATGTTCCCCGGGTTTCACGGAGTCGTCGTGGTTGGTTTCATGCCACGGACAGGGATATCGGTCGGACTCTCTCGTACTCGGTGGGGCTGAGCATGCCCAGTGAGCTGTGGCGGCGTTGTCGGTTGTGGAAGATTTCCAGGTACTCGAAGATGGCGTTGGCCAGCTCGATGCGGGTGCGCCAGCGCTGCCGGTTGAGATCCCGGACCAGGTCAGCCACC is a window of Micromonospora polyrhachis DNA encoding:
- a CDS encoding endonuclease/exonuclease/phosphatase family protein, which codes for MAEPLVIATYHLRDYQHSDRPDRRRDELMEQVILDSEADIIAVQGLPGESALFRMALETRLDCRTHDGIPTIAAAGGVGLGILWRPGIRPVPGTWRPATDQPFRYGLTWLTLDVHGHRVTVANYHAPPAGEAHQAQREAELLTTALGHHEHNVFLGGTWPTTSDPEAERILPRRRVPRHRHHLRRALATHHRPPTRRPTPRPYPPPHRPSAPRPGTPTHRRRHHPRLGCLRPPTRRRRIPIRRSVERTVEVVEHIVKAIPIERVAS
- a CDS encoding NPCBM/NEW2 domain-containing protein; this encodes MRSTLLAVVVLAVAVLVSWLASRRVGRRGGGRIRQPRIPQPGEIWWAYVPFREIDEEKHRPCLVLNVTANYIDILKITSQDKSHRTDHIEIPTRSWSPNSTKNSFLDLSAPIRIGWADLDRRAGVVDAGPWQRVCQLHQVGRTIPQPPAEYLAPLPRERTNRPVARVLVAVVTFFAVLCVCGPCLNNFVPFFGSSGNVDGSQGDTHLYRLTVVAGDASRSGYRIDSTLAGDRYPKSTALWVGCDGKPLTISYEIDGRYKRLAATAGLDAHTPAGLAAKIVVAGDGKTRKSVTVTRDTTAAIDIDVTGVRLLTLSAVRTKGSCELASRPYGALGDALLIR